One segment of Amycolatopsis alba DSM 44262 DNA contains the following:
- a CDS encoding RCC1 domain-containing protein, with protein sequence MIATVSLSGTAHAALTGEVRPWGSNDYAQGTIPSAALGASAVSAGAITHLALKDGGVIAWGNDSYGQLAVPAAATSGVSAIAAGWAHELALKNGGVIAWGNGFYGQNVVPAAATSGVTAISTSAYFNLALKTNGSVLSWGSRTAVPATVSSGVSAISAGGDHGLALKNGGVVAWGSNGKGQITVPAAATSGVSAISAGFRHSIALKNGGVIAWGDNGYGQATVPPEAQSGVVAIDAGFNHNVALKSDGSVFAWGSNVKSESRDTSTEPPTDFWKFSGVCPAVYAISAGDSTGVALVDPTAPYFC encoded by the coding sequence GTGCGGCCGTGGGGGAGCAACGACTACGCGCAGGGGACCATTCCCTCCGCGGCGCTCGGGGCGAGCGCGGTCTCCGCGGGTGCGATCACGCACCTGGCCCTCAAGGACGGGGGCGTGATCGCCTGGGGCAACGACAGTTACGGCCAGCTGGCCGTTCCGGCCGCGGCCACGTCCGGGGTGTCGGCGATCGCCGCGGGATGGGCGCACGAACTCGCGCTCAAGAACGGCGGCGTCATCGCCTGGGGCAATGGTTTCTACGGCCAGAACGTCGTCCCGGCCGCCGCGACCTCGGGGGTCACCGCGATCTCCACCAGCGCGTACTTCAACCTGGCGCTCAAAACGAACGGCAGCGTGCTGAGCTGGGGTTCGCGAACCGCTGTTCCCGCAACGGTTTCGTCCGGCGTCTCCGCGATCTCGGCCGGCGGCGACCACGGGCTCGCGCTGAAGAACGGCGGCGTCGTGGCCTGGGGCAGCAATGGAAAGGGGCAGATCACCGTGCCCGCGGCGGCGACGTCCGGGGTATCGGCGATCTCCGCGGGCTTCCGGCACAGCATCGCGCTGAAGAACGGCGGCGTCATCGCCTGGGGTGACAACGGCTACGGCCAGGCCACGGTCCCGCCGGAGGCGCAGTCAGGCGTCGTCGCCATCGACGCGGGTTTCAACCACAACGTCGCGTTGAAGTCCGACGGCAGCGTCTTCGCCTGGGGCAGCAACGTGAAGTCGGAAAGCCGGGACACCAGCACGGAACCGCCGACGGACTTCTGGAAGTTCTCCGGCGTTTGCCCTGCGGTCTACGCCATTTCCGCAGGTGACAGCACCGGCGTCGCGCTGGTCGACCCGACCGCGCCGTACTTCTGTTGA